In Terriglobia bacterium, the DNA window ACGCAGTTGTAATTCCGTTCGGCAATCAGCAGCCGGGCCTGTCTAATCTTTTCAATAGTGTACGGAATAAATTTCTGCCCGCCAAAGCCCGGGTTCACGGTCATGATCAGCAACATATCGGCCAGGCCGAGAACATGCTCGACAACCGAAACAGGAGTCGCTGGGTTCAATGAGACTCCCACCATGACGTTTTGTGAGCGGATGAAGTTCAGCGTACGGTCCAGATGGACGGTCGACTCGGTATGAACGGTCAGGATGCTCGCGCCGGCGTCTGCAAATGCCGGGATGTATTTGTCCGGGTCGGAGATCATCAGATGAACGTCGAGCGGAAGTTTTGTCACCTTCCTGATGGAACGTACAACCGGCGGGCCGATCGTGATGTTCGGTACAAAATGGCCGTCCATCACATCGACATGCAATAAGGTCGCGCCCGCTTCTTCGACTTTCCGGATGTCCTCGCCAAGCGCCGCAAAGTTTGCGGACAGAATCGACGGCGCGATGCGAACGCTCACTGGCTCACGTCCAGAAGGATGACATCGGACTTGGTCAGCCGGTATCCGGCCTGCGGTTTCTGCTGTATCACCACGCCGGGTTCAACGCCCGGATACTTTCGAAAGTTCAACTTGCCCAAATGAAAACCCTCAGTTTTTGCCCGGGCAGCAACGAGTTCAGCCGGCTTTCCGATCAGATCCGGCATGATGAAGTACTGCGCCGGCGGCCCGAGCGAGATCAGAATGCTCACCGAGGGATCGCTGCCCTCCTGGGTGCCCGGCTTCGGCGATTGATAGACAACGGTGGATGGATCGCCTTCCGGCGTGTGCGTGTAAAGCGTATTTCCCAATGAAAATCTCCTCTGAGCAAGCGTCAGCTGCGCCGCACGAAGACTGGTTCCAATGAGATTCGGAACTGCAAAACGTTGTGGCCCCAACGAAAGGAGCACTTTCACGGTCCGGTCCGCCTTCAGTCGAGTCCCGCTTGGAGGATCCTGAAGCAGAACCTTCCCTTCGGCGATTTCCGAACTGAAGCGCGAGCTCGATACCTTCAGGTTCAACGCGCGGCCATGAAGAATCTGTTCTGCTTCTTCCTTGGTCTTATCTACCAGCTTCGGAACTTCGACCTCGCGGCCCTTGATGGCAAAGCGCATAGCCGTCAGGGCACTCACCAGACTCGCAACCATCAAAATGGCGACCATCAGGATGATGCTCGACCAGCGCGAGAATTGGCTCTGTTTCCTTGGCTCTTCCGCGTCGGCGGTGTCGAATTCAGGTTCGCGCATGAAGATCAATTATAGCCGCAGATGACGCGGATAATCCTTCAGGTACGTTTGATCACGACAATGCTGATATCGTCGGAGGCTTTGG includes these proteins:
- a CDS encoding PASTA domain-containing protein, which translates into the protein MREPEFDTADAEEPRKQSQFSRWSSIILMVAILMVASLVSALTAMRFAIKGREVEVPKLVDKTKEEAEQILHGRALNLKVSSSRFSSEIAEGKVLLQDPPSGTRLKADRTVKVLLSLGPQRFAVPNLIGTSLRAAQLTLAQRRFSLGNTLYTHTPEGDPSTVVYQSPKPGTQEGSDPSVSILISLGPPAQYFIMPDLIGKPAELVAARAKTEGFHLGKLNFRKYPGVEPGVVIQQKPQAGYRLTKSDVILLDVSQ
- the rpe gene encoding ribulose-phosphate 3-epimerase, whose amino-acid sequence is MSVRIAPSILSANFAALGEDIRKVEEAGATLLHVDVMDGHFVPNITIGPPVVRSIRKVTKLPLDVHLMISDPDKYIPAFADAGASILTVHTESTVHLDRTLNFIRSQNVMVGVSLNPATPVSVVEHVLGLADMLLIMTVNPGFGGQKFIPYTIEKIRQARLLIAERNYNCVIEVDGGIDTTTVPDVVRAGAEVLVSGSAIFHAPDPAQKVRELLELGTSVGYDRGYI